A single genomic interval of Lathyrus oleraceus cultivar Zhongwan6 chromosome 7, CAAS_Psat_ZW6_1.0, whole genome shotgun sequence harbors:
- the LOC127106409 gene encoding uncharacterized protein LOC127106409, giving the protein MKRKRTSFHKSPFFVTKIKKKKSVLKSESEFYLPEDCWEHIFKFLINHKGHFNSLSLVSKHFLSITNRLTFSISTRNPPPSFLTRFFHRFSNLNSLCLSFRSRALDDGIASALRDRPTLKSLSISGIDLNDTSYLTSHYIDSFVSLKGLNSLNFCHLQISNELLYSIAREGLPLKSFILKKCSGYNYDGIYFLLSKCNGIQHLGFGANFLQDRHIAQLSLFLGGLVSIKLWDGRKLTNSTLFAIIRKCPLLKEIAMERIITESVESYDSLKDFDVNPQLKVLSLASNLVIENESILLLASIFPNLEHLDLCGCYSISIEGICQVLTRCSKIRHLNISRCDKIRGFKLNFIVSQLEVLDLSNTRIDDRTLYYISKSCCGLLKLSILFCLYVTEKGVMQVVENCTQLKQIHIRDKVIVDVVDSIILSRPSLKKRNLLIY; this is encoded by the coding sequence ATGAAAAGGAAGAGGACAAGTTTTCACAAATCACCCTTCTTTGTCACTAAGATAAAGAAGAAGAAAAGTGTTCTCAAATCTGAATCCGAATTTTATTTACCTGAAGATTGTTGGGAGCATATCTTCAAATTCCTCATCAACCACAAGGGACACTTTAACTCTCTATCCCTTGTTTCTAAGCACTTTCTCTCCATCACCAACCGACTCACTTTCTCTATCTCTACTCGCAATCCACCACCTTCTTTTCTCACTCGTTTCTTCCATAGATTCTCCAACCTCAATTCCCTTTGCCTCTCTTTCCGCTCTCGTGCTCTCGACGACGGCATTGCTTCCGCTCTCCGTGATAGACCAACATTGAAATCTTTATCCATCTCCGGGATTGACCTAAACGATACAAGTTACCTTACTTCACACTATATTGATTCCTTCGTCAGTTTGAAGGGTTTGAATTCTCTTAATTTCTGCCATTTGCAAATCTCAAATGAGTTGCTCTACTCTATTGCAAGGGAAGGTCTTCCTTTAAAGAGCTTTATTCTAAAAAAATGTAGCGGCTATAATTATGATGGAATTTATTTCTTGTTATCCAAATGTAATGGGATACAACATTTGGGTTTTGGAGCTAATTTCTTACAGGACCGTCATATTGCTCAGCTATCTTTGTTTCTTGGTGGTTTGGTGTCTATAAAACTTTGGGACGGTCGGAAGCTCACAAACTCGACCTTGTTTGCAATCATTAGGAAATGTCCCTTACTTAAGGAGATTGCAATGGAAAGAATTATAACAGAGAGTGTAGAGAGTTATGATTCTTTAAAGGATTTTGATGTGAACCCTCAATTAAAGGTTCTAAGTTTGGCTAGCAATTTAGTTATAGAAAATGAAAGCATCCTATTGTTAGCTTCCATTTTTCCTAATTTAGAGCATCTTGATTTGTGTGGTTGCTATAGCATATCTATAGAAGGTATTTGTCAAGTTCTAACTAGATGTTCTAAGATCAGACATTTGAACATTAGTCGCTGTGATAAAATAAGAGgatttaaattgaattttataGTTTCTCAACTGGAGGTGTTGGATTTGTCAAATACAAGGATTGATGATAGAACACTCTATTATATCTCAAAGAGTTGTTGTGGACTTTTGAAACTATCCATATTATTTTGCCTTTATGTCACCGAAAAGGGAGTGATGCAAGTGGTTGAAAATTGCACACAACTGAAGCAAATCCATATACGTGATAAAGtgattgttgatgttgttgaCTCAATTATTTTATCAAGGCCATCATTAAAAAAGAGAAACCTCTTAATCTACTAA
- the LOC127106410 gene encoding uncharacterized protein LOC127106410, with product MSKLPTNEQKEKPTQSAKSLSNWSGGSQYSPVERFVHNAKCMSLSQFCKIKHETLCVTVATTLKFVVSKYGWFYYGCTRCSSKAPNPEKAYECSCGQKVEQPIPRYI from the exons atgtctaa gttgcctactaatgaacagaaggagaagcctactcaatctgcaaaatctctttctaattggtctggtggttctcagtattcgccagtagaaaggtttgttcataatgcgaaatgtatgtccttaagtcagttctgcaaaatcaaacat gaaactttatgtgttactgtagcaaccacattgaaatttgttgtctcaaagtatggatggttttattatggctgcacaaggtgttcttcgaaggcacctaatcctgaaaaagcttatgaatgttcatgtgggcaaaaagtcgaacaacctataccaaggtacatataa